The sequence tggcgagtttaaagtaacctaatcggttaatgtaagagggtcggcTAGGCCAGTGCGTGGCTACACTTCCAGTGcgatgtggcggatttaaagcgacatgattggtcgagggaaagagggccggcaagctagggcgtggcccaCTTCTAGTGcgatgtggcggatttaatcgcctagtttggctaagcatagtttttcgaccaacggggtctagtgtactgcgcggggtgcgaaacctaattttgcaaattagtcgggtttacgAGTTTTTTTTTAGTTATGACAATAATTGgttggattttgtatgcttccataaaaatccttatctacagaatgcggTGTGCTTTCCGACTGAGCATTTTGTGCGATGACCTTAACTttagtacttggaggttcatgctactccgctgcgagtgaacacaaatccttcatgccataccgatattaagggttctgtcggggaacatagcagaggaaagtactcagtgagtcttgtattggcgaggtgccgaaatttacagagtgttttggatggttgctacattcgccagtctggataaatttcatgtaaatatattgaatggctcaataaatatgctgatggagaggttagcactcatgacgctgtttccttgcagagtgacatcaaatgcaaggttttacgattttaaccctgagctaaaaaccaccatcagcaactatttttattctttgtatgattattgattgtttttACTACAATAactttatgattgattgataaattgtttagGTGGAAAACTAAGTCAATTTGTTAATCAATCTAATGCTAGTAATGAGTTAGGATATCCATAATTGTCGAATAacttttacacaagtagaaattgtgaaaccttgcagcgggattctgtggagcaatcgcaaGTAAAAACAACCCTATTAAGTGGActgagcgtactgagtttaactgctagcATCAAACCTGAGTTCATAAACCTTAAggcattcgactgaattacatcttgtaagcgtacctcaaggtggttcagacagGTAGAATTTggagactaagcgtacctgttttcCATTAATATAACGAATtctggggatagctaagcgtacgtgctttcctacggttggtaataatATGTGATTTACAAAGAATAGATGAATATGCTACTTTGATGattgtttagtaacgaagaaggattccatGATCATATTTCTCTCGATTGCTtgaaatttaattatttttaattggTTTGATTTTACtttaaatctaaaacaaaatcccTCATTGTGacaattttgacaactaaaactccctgctcttcgtgagTACGAATCTTATTTGCTACTATATTATTCATCAGTAAAGTAgaatataagtgaattaatttgtgcacctacgacacgcatcagtaTTGAAATTTTGTGCTTTTTAATTAGTCCCGAAGTTTAAATTGTATCACCTGATATATTCCCTACGAGAGCCTGAAAAGATATCTTCATATCATATTCGATAGTTGATTCTACAACTTCCTCAAAGAGCTCATCCTCTTCCATGTGTTGGACTTCCTGACCTTCCACTTGCAACATATAAATATGTTATTTTTCCTTGCAAAATGACCAGGTATGTAAACCAGTTGCAGTTATAACATGGGCCCTTCTCACGACATATTCTCATATGTTCCTAAGCGATTCTTTTAATGGGTGGACCTAAAGTTAGAGTCTTTGATTGGGCATTGAAATAAGTTTTGGGTCTAACAGCGGTGGACTTAGGTTTCGTGGGAGCCGTGAGTATGAGTTTGGGTGTAAAGTTTGGGTTGCAAAATGACCTGTAAGTTTGGAAGGAGCTTGTGAAAGATCGGGTGAATGGTTTAGTGGACCGATATTGCAATTCATAATTTTGTTCTTGCACTCGAGATAAAGATAATGCTTGAAGTATGGTGGTGGAATAAAACTTAGCTACGACATTACGAATCTCAGCTTTTAACCCATTGATAAAactgataaaaaaatatttttcatccAGAGAATGATTCTTATTTAACATTAGAGTTTTAAGAGCCTCAAACTCTTAGAAACGATCTTTCATAAAATTAATTTCAGCTAATGTATTTGAGATACTCACAAAACTTACATTAATGAGATTTTCAAATTATGCACAAAGACCTTTAGAAAAATCATGGCAAAAAATCAAATGCCTCCCAATTTTAAAATTGACAAACCATTTGTCTGCTTTATTGTCCAAGTAAAATGATGCAACACTTACATATTATTCATCTGGGACATTATGAAGCTGGAAGAATCTATCACACTTCTGGGTCCAACTTCGTGGATTATCACCATCAAATATGGGAAGGTTAAGATTTGGAAATCGGTGTGGATGTTGTTCATCCTATAGTAGAACCACCACCTGAATTGCATATAAGATGTCTCACCATAATCATATGTATTTTGAATGTCTTGTATTGGACTTGTTGAGTCGAAATACCAGCGTAACCATTCGAGAACGGATTTGAACAATCTTATCATGTTGGATCTTGTGAGATGAATCAATTTGAAGACCCATTTGAACTAATTTTTCATCTACACAAAGAAGCTTCTTTGTATGTTGTTTTTGTATATCTGCTAACTCTTTAATAGTATGATTACCAGAACTTCCAATCgaatttttgttttttggaacAACTCTGATGCCAAATGTATAAGTTGGGGATCAAAGACAAAAATAATTGAGAAAAGGGTATAAAAATTGATTCatgaaatatacaaccaaaaatCACCTCGGCTTTTGAAAAGAAGCGTGTCCAAGTAAACCCTATTTGGGATTCACCTATCTTCTAGGGACAAATATCGCAATCTAGAAATTACTCCCTAATTAAAACAATATAAATAACTACTACTCTTTAATTAAGCGTATCCAAAATAACCATAGAGGTTTCCAATTACATTTCAAAgcctatttatatatattttctgaaaaatatagtcaaaaaacaaaaaaaaaaaaaaaactactcttTTATTAGATATTGGACAAGGGCTACCACAACATAATGGCACCCGGGTACATAACACTAGCACTAGACTATCCCATATACCATGGTGCCGGGTTGGTATAACAGAGTAGCCCCTGAGATTAGATTAGGGTAGTTCCTATATCAAGTGTGTGTTGTGGGTCACCCGATTGACATATTAGGTCGGGTATAAGATCCGTATTAGAATCCAGATTGGACTATTTGAAGCAGTGAGGTAAAGATCTGGAAATCCAGTTCCCTTCTAATTTTCGTTGTAGAGCAAACaacagagaaaaagaagaaagagatggGAGGAGGAGGAAATGGACACAGCACGACGTACAAAGGGTTGACAATGCATCAACCAAAGCGATGGCATACTGTTACTGGGAAGGGCATGTGTGCTCTCATGTGGTAACCCTCTCTTTCTCTCTgtattcattttttcaatttcaGTAAACCCTAAttacttcatctatttgaatcccCTAATCTGTATTTTTAGATTAGGGCACTTAATTGCTACTGGTGTACTTTATTTTTAAGTTGGTAAATGGATTGAATTCGTTTCATTTCTTAGGGTTTGGAATTGATAGCACTAGAAAGGCTGTTCTTTAATTCATCTACTCTAGATTTAAGTTTTAGGATTTTAGTTCCTAAAATTACTAAGTTTTTCTGATTGAGGAAGATATTAGGAGAGTTTGATTATTGATATAATAAATGACACTGTTTTTGGAGAATTCCTTCCCCCTCTTTCCGCAACCTCATTGAGGAGCAGTTAATGTGGgaattgaattgaattgattTCATTTCTTCTGTTAGAGTTTGAAATTGGTAGGATTAGAAAGGCTGTTCAGAGATACAAAGGATGCTTATACTTGATCTGGAGAATTATACGAAGAGACCAATCAGGTTATAGGGTGGAGAAGATTAGGTTAAAGGGATGGGATGTAATTGTTTCGACCAATTAATCTGTTATACCACTTGTGCCTTTTTCCTATAAATTTTGGAACGTTGTTGAGAAATTGTAGTTGTTGCGTGGGTCTTCATTTGAACAAGCTCCTAATATTAGCTAGAAGATATGGTGAACATTTGAAATGCTATGTTTTGTCCTGCACTCATGTGTATAAGGACTGACGTGAAAATCAGCTATCTTTTTTTTCATTTGGACCTTGCTTCACTTGAGGTTTTCTGTCGGTGAATAATACTGGTATAGAATTTCTTTAATTTGGTTACAGCTAACTACAATGGTGGTGTATTTAAAAACTTTACACAGTTGCTACAGATTAGAAACTTCATTTGTTGCTTATAGGTTGTTGTACCGGGGTAAAAGCTTGCATTTCATCGTTATGTGTGCACACAAGACTTGCTAATTTAGTAGGTCTTACAGTGAGATCTGTGAGAGAGTTGTCAATTATCTTTTCTGTACATGTTCTATCTCATTTGTCTCATCAGCAACTGTAATCATTCACTGAATGACATGCTTATGTCTTCGTAGGTTTTGGATTATGTATAGGGCTAAGAAGGATGGCCCAGTAGTTTTGGTAAGCATCTAAGCATTTCACACTTTTTCTACCTTCTGGTCCTTTCAGTCTTCACCAGTAGATTAACCTTCAACATTTTCTTGTTCTGCAGGGTTGGAGACATCCTTGGGAGGGTCATGAAGATCACTCGCACGGGCATGGCCATGGAAATGGACAGGGGCATGAGGTACTATTTCTAGTTAAATTCTAATTTGTGCTTCGGCGCACAGTCATGTTACTCTGGCCAGTTGAAGTTCTTACAACTCTATGAAGTTGAACAAAAGATTGAAATCAGTAATTTTGGGATTAAATTTGAAATCTAGTTAAATTCTAAGTCGTGCTTCAGCGCACAGTCATGTTACTCTGGCCAATTGATGTTCTTACAACTCTATGAAGTTGAACAAAAGATTGAAATCAGTAATATGGGGATCAAATTTGAAGTAGAACTGTGTGACTTTGTAATTTAAAAAGTTCTTCTTTATGGATGCACAAATTGCATGCCAAGATCAACTTTACCGTCAGATAAATCGTTGATAAATCTGGAAATATGTTACATTTAGGCTCTTCTTGCAATTTTTTCTCATGCTTTCTTCATTTTACCAGGCTTCCCATTGAAAATCTCCCAGAGAACACTGAAGCTGTTGTACCTGTTATACTCCCGAAGCAGCTGGTGATTCTTTACTTTTCCTTGTACAAGTGTGATGAACATGCACATCGTAATGAATAAAGAAAACATCCTATTTCTAGACATTTTAGATGTTTTTGTTGTTCACATTTTGGTtacttaacaaattttttggtgtgggGTCTTATGTATTCTTATATCTATATTCGTAGTTTGATTTGATTACAtaaaaatccaaacttttggTTGTTCAAGTAGGGTTTTGTGCGTTCGTAGTTGGCGGGTTTAATCGGTTATTGAGTTTAAAATCGTTTATAAAGCATTAAACCAACCTCTTAATTTTATGAATCTCTTGCTCATTCCTATTGTAGAGAAATTTTTTACTACTCAGGTTGAGTGATTATAATTTGCACAAATGTTTTTCTCTCTCTTTAATAATGTTACATGTTGGCCTCCCTAACCATGTGAACTGTAAGGAAGACTAAGgactatcattttttttcttcttttttgatgcAAACAATGAGTAATTTTATCAAGGTGAAGAAAGACGATTATCCAATAATAAAAGGTTCTCAATTACACTAGGGGGCTGTTTTGCCAGACCCGTGTAACTTTAAACTTCCTGCCGAACATAGCAAGTTCATCGGCAGGTTTGTTATATATTCTAGGTATAAAACAAAACTCCCACTCTGGAAAAGACTTCGTAATGTGAATGGTATCGTGCAGAATGTCCTCATTTTCCCATATTATGACTGGGGAGGAATTATTGATGAACCCTTCAATGTTCTTCAAGTCTGACTCAAACATTGTATGAGAGATTTGCAACTCCTTGCACCACACCACTGCATCGAAAAATGGCTAGACATTCTGCTCTTTCTGAATCTGCTATTCCTGCATAGGACTTTGCGAGACATCCCCTCCAATTACCTGAAACGTCACGCATAATCAGACCAACACCTATTAGACCAGTATTAGTATCATAAGAAGCATCACAATTAATAGTAAGGCCTAGCACAGGGTTTCCAAATTGCAGGTGGATGAGAAGGTAAAGAAAGTGCCATATTACAGGTCTCTGCCTTGACAGTAATTGAAGACAGATAGTTACCGAAACTAATGACTTTCTTTGCAGTTGCTCTAGGATCAGCCTTCTTGTTCTGAAAAACCACCTCACATCTTTCATTCCAAATGCTCCAGGCAACCACCATTGCTAGGTTTAGCCAATTATTCAGACCTTGGTGTTGCTTAGACTGTGTTATCCAATATTCATGGATAGCGGCAATGTCATTATACCCTTTTGTGAGAACCTGACTTCCACCCATAACTCCCATCCAAACTGCCCTTGAGAAAGGACGGTGAAACAATATATGCATTGTGCTTTCATCATGTTGATTGCATAAAGCACAAGTTTTGTTTATGTAACCACAATGCCTTGATAAGCATTCTATAGTAGGGAGAATATCAGTTAGACATTTCTAGAAGAAGTGTCTAACTCTTGGCCAAGTAttaattctccaaaactcattcCATCTTATATTTGTACCTTGGACGATAACTGAAATCTGCCTAGTACCTAGACTGTCTTCATACATCTTCTTGTAGGCAGACTTAAGAGTGAAACACCATCTTTTGTAAGCTTCCATATTAACTTGTCTATTGAGATGTCTGAGAGCCTCATTGTTAATATAAGGTCAGTCGTGGATTGATCAAACAAATAATGCACCAGCTCAATATTCCACTTCTTACCACCTGGAAGAATAAGTTCCTTTACCCAAACAAAATTTTCATTATCAACAACCTCTGGTCTTGGTATTGGTGGTCCATCCATACCTATAATCTAAACATCCAGCCATATTTTTATTTGAGTGCTATCACCAATACGCCAGCAGTTATGTTTTTTAATGCATTCCATATTTTTTTGAAGTCATCTCCATGATCAAGAGGAATCAGTCTTGATAGTGGTATGTAACATGCTAGTGCATGAAAGTATTCCGCAGACATACACTTGACCCAAACAGCACCTGAATTGGTGCAGATTCTCCAAGCAGCTCTAACTAGAAGAGCTTGGTTCAAGATTTTTAAATCTCTAAAGCCTCTCCCTCCAGTATCTTTGTGCAAGTTTAGATTTTCCCATGAAGTAACACATATACCTCTATTTTCATCAAAACCTCATTAGAAGTCCCTCTACATAGCACTGATTTCATTTATAATATCCTTAGGATTTTGGAAACATCTTATTGTGTATGAAGGTATAATGTTGGTGACAGTGTTTATCATTAAGGATTTACTACACTGAGACATAATTTTACCTCTGTAAATGGATAATCTATTTTCACTTTATCTAGAAGATGTGTGAAACATTTTTTCTTGCTTTTTCCAATCAACAACGACATTCCTAAGTATTTCTCTTCTAGATTCATATGAGGCACCTTCAATCTTCTAGTTAGTATCCTGCAAAATCTTGGTGGGATATTAATAATGAAGAAACAACTTGGCTTAGTGAAGTTCAGTGTTTGACCAGAATCAACCCCATAGTCCTCAATAATTTGGAGCAAATTGTTAACATTGTGCAGATCAGCAATTGCAAACAacaagcagtcatctgcaaagaataaATGAGAAATAGAAGGAGTACCTGATGTAATCTTAATGCCTTTAATCTTGTTATTTTGCTCAGCCAAAAGCAGTTGCCTTGAGAAAGCCTCCATAGCAATAATGAAAAGATAAGGTGAAAGGGGATCACCTTGTCTGATGCTTTTTGTTGCTTTATAAGTATTGCATGGTGACCCATTAAGAATAATAGAGATTTTAGTGATACTAATGCATTGCATGATAAGATTACACCATTAATTGCAAAAGCCCATTCTTTCCATAACATCCATAAGGAAGGACAACTCAAtcttgtcaaaagcttttgacatgtcaAGCTTAAGAGCAGgatagtttttcttttcttttatgttcTTCATTGTGTGAATTATCTCTTGATCCAACTGTATGTTGTCAGAAATCTGTCTACCTGGAACATAAACAGCTTGTAAAGGAGAGATGAtcttgttcatgactttctttaATCTAGCTGAGAGAATCTTGGAAATGACTTTGTAAGAAGTATTGCACAAAGCAATGAGTCTTAAGTCAGAtggaaactgaaaaagcggggttctaacaaacctacccaatatttcgcttagcaatctgtatggactaactccaatatactttcaagagaatcaactagacagtcagactcaatcttgataaaaagtatattaaagagttatatctcaatctctcaattcaatctgcaatcaaacaaatacaatttgcgatcctgattgaatataagagaaataacttgaacggtaccaaagaccaatgttcaaggatcaatcaatttcaatcaacagctaaaggttggatttaccaattgatcaattcaacgcacaacctttcatattcaattatataacaaaatataatgcggaaaagaaataacacagacaccagaagttttgttaacgaggaaaccgcaaatgcagaaaaaccccgggacctagtccagatttgaacaccacactgtattaagcggctatagacactagcctactacaaagctaacttcggtagggactgtagttgaaccctaatcaatctcacactgattcaaggttccttacgtctctaatctcagcaagatacaacacacttgattcccttagctgatctcacccacaactaagagtttctacgacccaaagtcgaatacttgataaacaaatatgtctcacacataaaagtatattaaatagctaaatatgtatcccacagatatacctacgagtttttgttccatttttgataaatcaaggtgaacaggaaccaattgataacccgaacttatattcccgaagaacaacctagtattatcaatcacctcacaataatcttaatcgattaacgaaacaagatattgtggaatcacaaacgatgatacgaaagtgtttatgactacttttttatcttgcctatcggagatataaatctcaacccagtcttacgattgcactcaatcacgatagaaaacatcaagatcagatcacgcaactaaggagaaaatagttgggcctggcttcacaatcccaatgaagtctttaagtcgttaacctacagggtttcgtgaaaaacctaagattaaaggagaatcgaatctagcttatacaaccagtgtcacacgggaggtgtggggattaggtttcccagttgctagagttctcctttatatatatttcaaatcagggtttgcaatctaagttaccttggtaacaaagaattcagtactcatcgttagatgaaaacctgattagattcatgctaatatctttcaaccattagatcgaaattaTCTAGTTATACATAAATTaaatgcaccttcatttaggtttgagtaaccgtacctaaacgtgtacacttagtcggttcaacaatagttaaccaatggttagccatatgagaactttcatatcaaccttattcatcttcaccataactagttcaatgaatcaaatgaactagtttgagagttgttcaattgcttagatctcatagaagtatacaagacacagtcgaagcaaaatcgattttgatttactcgaatcaattcatgaacattatagccacgatttgcaaagattgcattccttattatataaatgtttaacaaaccgattttagaaagtaacctacttaagtatgcaaactggcacgcatacctaagtggctgtactgagtttggttatgccagtatgcgtacgggtgcgcataccaattcacacttccaaactccagcagaaactcacggacgtgaaacttccgccagtgcgcgtacgggtacgcatacttgcccggatttccaacaacctccagtgcgcgtacgggtacgcatacttcaggttcccggttttggacttttacacaaatgtgagaacgcactatgtttatatccaaacatggttacctgttctaaactctcactttaatcattgaaactttcttagaggatgttaaaatagtcgtTATCTATAAACTATTTtcttcaaagcgattttcaagttattgaaataatcaacatgactttcgtcacgagtaaagatgaacttggacaaagcgaaagcttaccaacacatatttcaagaaatagataagcgagataaactcggctcgaaatagcaaatgtgtgtaattggagtctatatagcaatacgacttttgtctcaaataggatatagagtagatagacttttgagtgatagataagttcaaatctccacataccttttgtcgatgaagttccataagttctctcgagtagttcttcgccttCATTTGATGAACGCCGTCCAGTCTAGAGCTTAACtttacttactatcctaatccgagacttagctataagtagactagaaatcaagacttatagttttggcaactaaacttgacaaacaagcttgaaatagcaatgcttgcgagttcgaccgagcaatgctctaataaaaactgcttattttttttactttggTTTAAGAGAAATATTAGTATTGTTTAACTCCTTGAGAATGAATCCTGACTGAAAACATTGTCTTACCATTTGCACAACATCATATCCTACAATATCCCAATGAGATTGAAAAAATTGGGAAGTCATCTGGTCTTGGAACCTTCCATGGTTTCATGTCTTATAAAGCCTTTAAAATTTCAGCAGCTTCAAAGACTTTGATTAGCTCAATATTATCTGTTGTTGTGATGACCTGGGGGATATGTTGTAGTAAGGCATCATTTTTGCTGGGAAAAGAGGTTTTATGAAGAGTATTGTAATGTTGGATGAGCAAGTTTTCCAAGTCTTCTCTGCTTGAACACCAGTTCCCATCACTGTCTTTTAGAGCTTTAATGTTGTTCATTGATCTCCTTCTATTTGCATTTGTATGACGATACTTTGTATTTCTATCCATCTCTAAGGAATCCTGATCGCTTGCCTTTTGTCCCCGGAATTCAGTTTGTATCTGATGTCAATGCTCTATTTCATGCTCCAACTGCTGAACTTGAAGAGTGCTTGTATCTTGAGGCTGGGAATTCTGTTGGACAGATTCAAGTTGTTGGTGAACAAGATGGATGTTGCTTTGAATATCACCAAACTTTAGCCTATTCCATTTTGAGATATATTTTCTTATGATGACAAGCCTTCTTGAGAATTGAAAAGTGTGAGATCCCCGGAATTGGTTATTCCAAGATGCAGAAACTTCAGCTTTGAGAGTTTCATCTCTTTCATATCACTGAAAATACTTCCAGTTTTTTTCTTGTCACTTTTAGTTGATGCAGAATCCAGTAAGATGGGGCAATGGTCAGATCCAAGTTGAGGTATATGTAGAAGTTTTTAATCAGGGAAATGAAGCACCCAATCTGCATTAGTAAGAGATTTGTCCAATCTAGACCTTCTTACACCAGTTCCATGTACATTACTACACCAGGTAAAAGATCTTCCTGAATAACCCATATCTTCTAGCCTAGCA is a genomic window of Papaver somniferum cultivar HN1 unplaced genomic scaffold, ASM357369v1 unplaced-scaffold_137, whole genome shotgun sequence containing:
- the LOC113334451 gene encoding NADH dehydrogenase [ubiquinone] 1 beta subcomplex subunit 2-like encodes the protein MGGGGNGHSTTYKGLTMHQPKRWHTVTGKGMCALMWFWIMYRAKKDGPVVLGWRHPWEGHEDHSHGHGHGNGQGHEASH